A region of Solea solea chromosome 7, fSolSol10.1, whole genome shotgun sequence DNA encodes the following proteins:
- the pih1d2 gene encoding PIH1 domain-containing protein 2 — translation MTSSSSGRDGVLQQVDSFWSMLDDLCENDPAAYSEFIHRNMEEAAGGKAPELVCCLSTRVLEPYRGLLYINICNWKRVPAPQDHSQPLPLYTGKLETHTNHSQGSYAILDVAFNPAVLEENKEDRTGLYTLAVKFVQQQQQHQDDGLRLSDHFTVVSSSPNGRRDDLQRRLLIGFQQRSNTSKQLNTDSESPADLLRQISSLRSEKQGNEEELAAQMISKPAEQQKKDFIQVISSTFVPPQKPQHQLHLNTDTAGAPHSVELTVELPKVCSMSECQLRISKDDVVLEVEDVYYLLLEFPKTVNEDTASAIFNKRKRRLVLKVDVL, via the exons atgacgtCGTCCTCTAGTGGCAGAGACGGAGTCCTGCAGCAGGTCGACAGCTTCTGGTCCATGTTGGACGACCTGTGTGAAAACGACCCTGCAGCTTACAGCGAGTTCATCCACAGGAACATGGAGGAAGCAGCAGGAGGCAAAGCCCCAGAGCTCGTCTGCTGTCTGAGCACACGCGTGCTG GAACCATACAGAGGATTGTTGTACATCAACATCTGCAACTGGAAACGTGTTCCTGCCCCTCAGGATCACAGTCAGCCTTTACCTTTGTACACCGGGAAACTAGAAACTCACACAAACCACAGTCAAG GCTCGTACGCCATCTTGGACGTAGCCTTCAACCCTGCAGTGTTAGAGGAAAACAAGGAAGACAGAACAGGATTATACACACTGGCTGTGAAGtttgtccagcagcagcagcagcaccaggacGACGGGCTGAGATTATCTGACCACTTCACTGTCGTCAGCTCTAGTCCCAACGGCAGGCGAGACGATTTACAGCGACGCCTTCTCATCGGGTTTCAGCAGAGGTCGAACACCTCCAAACAACTCAACACAG ACAGTGAAAGCCCGGCTGACCTCCTGCGGCAGATCTCCTCTCTGCGCTCAGAGAAACAGGGAAACGAGGAGGAGCTGGCAGCACAAATGATCAGCAAACCCGCCGAGCAGCAGAAGAAGGATTTCATCCAGGTCATCTCCAGCACGTTCGTGCCGCCTCAGAAGCCGCAGCACCAGCTCCATCTGAACACCGACACAGCGGGCGCTCCGCACAGCGTGGAGCTGACGGTGGAGCTGCCAAAGGTTTGCTCCATGTCAGAGTGCCAGCTGAGAATCTCCAAG GACGACGTCGTGCTGGAAGTGGAGGACGTTTACTATTTGCTTCTGGAGTTTCCGAAAACTGTGAACGAGGACACGGCCTCGGCCATCTTCAACAAGAGGAAGCGACGGCTCGTACTGAAAGTGGACGTGTTGTGA
- the dixdc1a gene encoding dixin-A isoform X1 — protein MGAKQMKCLSSASPAHSPKDEYVITQSTDAPEEETQTLRDQAETRGESRDDKSELTEKKSVADEMPICGLCPSLGLGGQEEEEKSWEEQLDAHQEQLEKEMQEARKMVFRLQTLLLHGSLPEEDQDGSVSFDTRANTEQQLVLIRSRLDQSTEEALDLKRELLRHKQEARHIQAIKDALQQRLSVQEDAVLQLKQELLRSNMAKDQLEGENAELKHKLSEQNKLLSEYEQLERKERILQQQQHKHEEAQHKAHELSLTRSFRSESGGYTHNSTLFKHSAPGEELQLVREALRSLRDNFSGHDPQHHTLDTLEQGVSSLVDRLHSLDTQRRQDRGEEFKSPGRRANSTDRDSWPPSSKMAHSHSTPGLDSAVSTKVLYFTDRSLTPFLINIPKRLGEVTLRDFKAAVDRQGSFRYHFKALDPEFGTVKEEVFHDGTVVPGWEGKIVAWVEEDHGERR, from the exons ATGGGAGCCAAACAGATGAAATG TCTCAGCTCGGCCAGCCCCGCTCACTCCCCCAAAGACGAGTATGTCATCACCCAGTCCACCGATGCCCCTGAAGAGGAAACGCAAACGCTCCGCGATCAGGCCGAGACCCGCGGGGAATCTCGAGATGACAAATCGGAGCTGACGGAGAAGAAATCTGTTGCAG ATGAGATGCCTATCTGTGGTTTGTGTCCCTCCCTGGGGCTTGgtgggcaggaggaggaggagaagtccTGGGAGGAGCAGCTGGACGCCCACCAGGAGCAGCTGGAGAAAGAGATGCAGGAGGCCAGGAAGATGGTGTTCCGCCTTCAG ACGCTGCTGCTTCATGGTTCTCTGCCTGAGGAAGACCAGGATGGATCTGTGAGCTTTGATACTCGAGCTAACACAGAACAACAGCTG GTTCTAATCCGCAGTCGACTGGACCAAAGCACAGAGGAGGCCCTTGATCTCAAG AGGGAGctcctgagacacaaacaggaggCTCGTCACATCCAGGCTATCAAG GACGCTCTGCAGCAGCGTCTGTCGGTGCAGGAGGACGCTGTGCTGCAGCTCAAGCAGGAGCTGCTCAGATCTAACATGGCCAAAGATCAGCTGGAGGGAGAAAAT GCCGAACTCAAGCACAAGCTGAGTGAACAGAACAAATTACTCAGTGAATACGAG cagctcgAGAGGAAGGAGCggattctgcagcagcagcagcacaaacacgaGGAGGCTCAGCACAAAGCACACGAGCTCAGTCTCACACGG TCCTTCAGGAGTGAAAGTGGTGGATACACTCATAACTCAACGTTGTTCAAACACAGTGCACCG GGTGAAGAGCTGCAGTTGGTGCGCGAGGCCCTGCGCAGTCTGAGGGACAATTTTTCAGGCCACGACCCCCAGCATCACACTCTGGACACTCTGGAGCAGGGAGTGTCCAGCCTGGTGGACAGATTACACTCTCTGGACACGCAGCGCAGACAGGACAGAGgg GAGGAATTCAAATCGCCAGGACGCCGAGCCAACTCGACAGACCGTGACTCGTGGCCGCCGAGCTCGA AAATggcacattcacacagcacGCCGGGCCTGGACAGTGCCGTGTCCACCAAAGTGCTCTACTTCACTGACCGCTCGCTCACGCCGTTCCTCATTAACATCCCAAAAAG gctGGGTGAAGTGACACTGCGAGACttcaaggcagcagtagacagaCAGGGCAGCTTCAGGTACCACTTCAAGGCGCTCGACCCGGAGTTTGGCACCGTGAAAGAGGAG GTGTTCCATGACGGCACGGTCGTGCCCGGCTGGGAGGGGAAGATCGTGGCGTGGGTGGAGGAAGACCACGGTGAAAGGAGGTAG
- the dixdc1a gene encoding dixin-A isoform X2, with the protein MGAKQMKCLSSASPAHSPKDEYVITQSTDAPEEETQTLRDQAETRGESRDDKSELTEKKSVADEMPICGLCPSLGLGGQEEEEKSWEEQLDAHQEQLEKEMQEARKMVFRLQTLLLHGSLPEEDQDGSVSFDTRANTEQQLVLIRSRLDQSTEEALDLKRELLRHKQEARHIQAIKDALQQRLSVQEDAVLQLKQELLRSNMAKDQLEGENAELKHKLSEQNKLLSEYEQLERKERILQQQQHKHEEAQHKAHELSLTRGEELQLVREALRSLRDNFSGHDPQHHTLDTLEQGVSSLVDRLHSLDTQRRQDRGEEFKSPGRRANSTDRDSWPPSSKMAHSHSTPGLDSAVSTKVLYFTDRSLTPFLINIPKRLGEVTLRDFKAAVDRQGSFRYHFKALDPEFGTVKEEVFHDGTVVPGWEGKIVAWVEEDHGERR; encoded by the exons ATGGGAGCCAAACAGATGAAATG TCTCAGCTCGGCCAGCCCCGCTCACTCCCCCAAAGACGAGTATGTCATCACCCAGTCCACCGATGCCCCTGAAGAGGAAACGCAAACGCTCCGCGATCAGGCCGAGACCCGCGGGGAATCTCGAGATGACAAATCGGAGCTGACGGAGAAGAAATCTGTTGCAG ATGAGATGCCTATCTGTGGTTTGTGTCCCTCCCTGGGGCTTGgtgggcaggaggaggaggagaagtccTGGGAGGAGCAGCTGGACGCCCACCAGGAGCAGCTGGAGAAAGAGATGCAGGAGGCCAGGAAGATGGTGTTCCGCCTTCAG ACGCTGCTGCTTCATGGTTCTCTGCCTGAGGAAGACCAGGATGGATCTGTGAGCTTTGATACTCGAGCTAACACAGAACAACAGCTG GTTCTAATCCGCAGTCGACTGGACCAAAGCACAGAGGAGGCCCTTGATCTCAAG AGGGAGctcctgagacacaaacaggaggCTCGTCACATCCAGGCTATCAAG GACGCTCTGCAGCAGCGTCTGTCGGTGCAGGAGGACGCTGTGCTGCAGCTCAAGCAGGAGCTGCTCAGATCTAACATGGCCAAAGATCAGCTGGAGGGAGAAAAT GCCGAACTCAAGCACAAGCTGAGTGAACAGAACAAATTACTCAGTGAATACGAG cagctcgAGAGGAAGGAGCggattctgcagcagcagcagcacaaacacgaGGAGGCTCAGCACAAAGCACACGAGCTCAGTCTCACACGG GGTGAAGAGCTGCAGTTGGTGCGCGAGGCCCTGCGCAGTCTGAGGGACAATTTTTCAGGCCACGACCCCCAGCATCACACTCTGGACACTCTGGAGCAGGGAGTGTCCAGCCTGGTGGACAGATTACACTCTCTGGACACGCAGCGCAGACAGGACAGAGgg GAGGAATTCAAATCGCCAGGACGCCGAGCCAACTCGACAGACCGTGACTCGTGGCCGCCGAGCTCGA AAATggcacattcacacagcacGCCGGGCCTGGACAGTGCCGTGTCCACCAAAGTGCTCTACTTCACTGACCGCTCGCTCACGCCGTTCCTCATTAACATCCCAAAAAG gctGGGTGAAGTGACACTGCGAGACttcaaggcagcagtagacagaCAGGGCAGCTTCAGGTACCACTTCAAGGCGCTCGACCCGGAGTTTGGCACCGTGAAAGAGGAG GTGTTCCATGACGGCACGGTCGTGCCCGGCTGGGAGGGGAAGATCGTGGCGTGGGTGGAGGAAGACCACGGTGAAAGGAGGTAG
- the nkapd1 gene encoding NKAP domain containing 1 — protein MSKQTLGKVLLKNVIRHTDAHNKIQEEMEMWKMRGWETRSDTGGVRGHMHCDRIPDQTSRSRGRVSEHDDREARIWTRKLYEFEANDPDRWGHSGFKELYPDEFESDGEKQGATKNLGHHKRKKSKSDTKASISKHSKKSSRKKKKKKKKKDEGVKHKKAKCLSSDDSSEDSSDDSSEDGGAAKDKQGRKSTKSQHKDKKSAKTRGRDRDSSSGDSDGGDRKRRARKKQKRDSLNKDSASGRNLKKKRRKNWRGAGEESSDDSCAE, from the exons ATGTCTAAGCAGACGCTGGGGAAGGTGCTGTTGAAGAATGTAATCCGCCACACAGACGCTCACAACAAG ATtcaggaggagatggagatgtGGAAAATGCGAGGCTGGGAGACACGATCAGACACGGGGGGTGTGAG GGGGCATATGCACTGTGATCGGATCCCAGATCAAACTAGTCGAAGCAGAGGGCGAGTGTCGGAGCACGACGACAGAGAGGCCCGAATCTGGACTCGCAAGCTCTACGAATTTGAGGCCAACGATCCCGACAG ATGGGGACACAGTGGCTTCAAGGAGCTTTATCCTGATGAGTTTGAAAGTGACGG tgaaaaacaaGGTGCTACAAAGAATCTCGGCCACCACAAAAGGAAAAAGTCCAAGTCTGACACAAAAGCAAGCATATCAAAACACTCCAAGAAATCCTcgcggaagaagaagaagaaaaagaagaaaaaagatgaagGAGTGAAGCACAAGAAAGCAAAGTGTTTGAGCAGCGATGACAGCAGCGAAGACAGCAGTGATGACAGCAGCGAAGACGGAGGCGCCGCCAAAGACAAGCAGGGAAGGAAAAGCACTAAAAGTCAACataaagacaagaaaagtgCAAAAACCAGAGGGAGAGACCGTGACAGCAGCTCAGGGGACAGCGATGGTGGAGACAGGAAGAGACGAGCGCGCAAGAAGCAAAAACGGGACTCCCTCAACAAAGACTCAGCGTCTGGGCGTAActtaaaaaagaagaggaggaaaaactggAGAGGAGCAGGCGAGGAGAGCTCAGATGATAGTTGTGCAGAGTGA